A genomic window from Acinetobacter chinensis includes:
- a CDS encoding acyltransferase family protein, whose protein sequence is MRNYKIDVLRGISILLVLIHHFNIPYKLHDTFLGIQVFGESLSTLTARNGNYGVTMFFVISGFLITQHTLQRSSSLAQINLKDFYIRRIARIIPCLVLLVAMVTVLGSFGLKPFMNQAPNDIEVSYGLTVFSAFTFWMNVLIIENGWVNYALGVLWSLSVEEVFYVAFPILCVLLGRSKGFILFLLAVICYAPYFRSLHFGEESGAYLYHYFSSFDGIAIGCITALIVQKYSGTLPNKNLIIGIVSALMITLYFYAPIKEVSTWGISAFALLSAVLMFCFAQNPQAHAQSFFAKIMVWIGQRSYEMYLFHLIILGLFKVLYFPKETLPAEKLILLPVYFILVFILSWAIEKYYSTPLNRSIRKGLIQSE, encoded by the coding sequence ATGCGAAATTATAAAATAGATGTGTTACGTGGCATTTCCATACTTTTGGTGTTGATTCACCATTTCAATATTCCATATAAATTGCACGATACCTTTTTAGGGATTCAGGTTTTTGGTGAAAGCCTGAGTACCCTGACCGCTCGAAATGGTAATTATGGCGTCACCATGTTCTTTGTGATCTCAGGTTTTTTGATCACGCAACATACTTTGCAACGCAGTTCTTCTTTAGCGCAGATCAATCTCAAAGATTTTTATATACGTCGTATTGCACGGATTATTCCCTGTCTGGTTTTATTGGTGGCAATGGTCACAGTGTTAGGCAGTTTCGGTTTAAAACCATTTATGAATCAGGCACCGAATGATATTGAAGTGTCTTATGGATTGACCGTATTTTCTGCATTTACCTTCTGGATGAATGTCCTGATCATTGAAAATGGCTGGGTCAATTATGCGCTGGGTGTGCTGTGGTCACTGTCTGTGGAAGAAGTCTTCTATGTGGCTTTTCCGATTTTGTGTGTACTTTTAGGCCGTAGTAAAGGATTTATTCTCTTTCTGCTTGCTGTGATTTGTTATGCACCGTATTTCCGCTCTTTGCATTTTGGTGAAGAAAGTGGGGCATATCTCTATCATTATTTTTCAAGTTTTGATGGTATTGCGATTGGCTGTATAACGGCACTCATCGTTCAAAAGTATTCAGGTACATTGCCTAATAAAAACCTGATCATTGGCATCGTTTCAGCCTTAATGATTACATTGTATTTCTATGCGCCAATCAAAGAAGTCAGCACATGGGGCATCAGTGCATTTGCTTTGTTATCGGCTGTTTTGATGTTCTGTTTTGCGCAGAACCCACAAGCTCATGCACAATCCTTCTTTGCAAAAATTATGGTGTGGATTGGTCAGCGCAGTTATGAAATGTATCTGTTTCATCTGATTATTCTTGGCTTGTTTAAAGTGCTTTATTTTCCCAAAGAAACCTTGCCTGCTGAAAAGCTGATCTTATTGCCTGTTTATTTTATTTTGGTTTTTATCTTAAGTTGGGCGATTGAAAAGTATTATTCGACGCCGTTGAACAGGTCTATACGAAAAGGGCTTATTCAATCTGAATAG
- a CDS encoding beta-ketoacyl synthase N-terminal-like domain-containing protein, whose protein sequence is MKRVVITGMGINSCIGNTLEDVTHSLKNGISGTRHNPAYEELNFKSHVSAAAEQNFDGIDRKLKRFMGVCAMYAYNAAVAAVEHAGLTAEQIGGNPRYGIAGGSGGGSTASVIEMKELLETKGARKVGPFFVPRNMSNTITANVGVAFKLQGVAHSITSACATSADAIGYAYNLIQLGKQDLMLAGGGEEDHWSQSLLFDAMGALCSKYNETPETASRPYSADRDGFVIAGGGGFVVLESLEHAQARGANILAEVVGYAANSDGADMVAPSGEGATRCILMALEEAKQHGVEKIDYVNTHGTSTPAGDVTELQAMGRAFGEGNVPPLSSTKSMTGHSLGAAGVQEAIYSVLMMQNDFIAPNINVTELDEGTKGYDVVLEKRDAKLNTVMSNSFGFGGVNACLVFKKWEG, encoded by the coding sequence ATGAAACGTGTTGTCATCACCGGTATGGGTATTAACTCATGTATCGGCAATACATTGGAAGATGTCACTCACTCTTTAAAAAACGGTATTTCAGGTACTCGCCATAATCCAGCTTATGAAGAATTAAATTTCAAAAGCCATGTCAGCGCTGCTGCTGAACAGAACTTTGATGGCATTGACCGTAAACTGAAACGTTTCATGGGTGTCTGTGCAATGTATGCCTACAATGCCGCTGTTGCAGCAGTAGAACATGCAGGTTTAACAGCTGAACAGATCGGTGGAAATCCACGTTACGGTATTGCAGGCGGTTCAGGTGGTGGTTCAACAGCTTCCGTGATTGAAATGAAAGAACTGCTGGAGACTAAGGGTGCCCGTAAAGTAGGTCCTTTCTTTGTACCGCGCAATATGTCAAATACCATTACCGCTAACGTCGGTGTGGCATTCAAATTACAGGGTGTAGCTCACTCGATTACCAGCGCATGTGCAACTTCTGCCGATGCAATTGGTTATGCATACAACCTGATTCAGCTGGGCAAACAGGATCTGATGCTTGCTGGTGGCGGTGAGGAAGATCACTGGTCACAAAGTTTACTGTTTGATGCAATGGGTGCGTTGTGTTCTAAATACAACGAGACTCCTGAAACTGCATCACGTCCTTACTCTGCGGATCGTGACGGCTTCGTGATCGCTGGCGGTGGTGGTTTTGTGGTACTTGAGTCACTTGAACATGCGCAGGCACGTGGTGCCAACATCCTGGCTGAAGTTGTAGGCTATGCAGCCAACTCTGACGGTGCAGACATGGTTGCTCCATCAGGTGAAGGCGCAACACGCTGTATCCTGATGGCACTTGAAGAAGCAAAACAGCATGGCGTAGAAAAAATTGACTATGTAAATACGCATGGTACATCTACTCCTGCAGGTGATGTGACTGAACTGCAGGCAATGGGTCGTGCTTTTGGTGAAGGCAATGTGCCACCACTCAGCTCAACCAAGTCCATGACCGGTCACAGCCTGGGTGCTGCAGGTGTACAGGAAGCGATTTACTCTGTACTGATGATGCAGAATGACTTCATTGCACCAAACATCAACGTGACTGAACTTGATGAAGGTACAAAAGGCTATGATGTCGTACTTGAAAAACGCGACGCAAAACTGAATACTGTCATGAGTAACAGTTTCGGTTTTGGCGGTGTAAATGCCTGCCTCGTTTTCAAAAAATGGGAAGGCTGA
- a CDS encoding HAD domain-containing protein yields MILLLDIDGVLETSPSWKKPEFLEDNFYKFNEHAQKYLIEIIDKINPEIILTTTHRINYNLTEWNQIFELRGINVGKISKINDAKKAIDLKNRNVEIEEWFLKNSAAEFLILDDDKSLNELPNNLKNRWIQIDSMLGITESVKNQILERINHSFV; encoded by the coding sequence ATGATTTTACTTCTTGATATTGATGGAGTTTTAGAAACTTCTCCTTCCTGGAAAAAACCAGAATTTCTGGAAGACAATTTTTATAAATTCAATGAACATGCTCAAAAATACCTCATTGAAATTATTGATAAAATAAATCCAGAAATCATTTTGACAACTACTCATAGAATTAATTACAACTTAACAGAATGGAATCAAATTTTTGAATTAAGAGGAATAAATGTTGGTAAAATATCAAAAATAAATGACGCAAAAAAAGCAATCGACCTTAAGAATAGAAATGTTGAAATTGAAGAATGGTTTTTAAAGAACAGCGCTGCTGAATTTTTAATTCTTGATGATGATAAAAGTTTAAATGAACTACCCAATAATTTAAAAAATCGTTGGATACAAATAGATTCAATGCTTGGAATTACCGAATCAGTAAAAAATCAAATATTGGAAAGAATAAATCATTCTTTTGTATAA
- a CDS encoding EcsC family protein — MADTKNKQSGGIISSAFGVAKKLSSTGIQLLNQVAPDSVTRITQPLVGHQVVEGSARKMGAFEARKYEDPKQMLKDHLPQVSRQVLGRHYGKVNQVAHFVSPQLSDRISDYFFEQLNTFSSDISSVDALLDEAGIRDLEELTQDVDRSRRISQAFAEQNKWIASVQGALTGATGAVGSAVDIPASIILALRTIYQVGRSYGFELNKETEQDIVQFIFRQVDLGLIAEKQAMLLGLKAVSNVLKTHDVQQLQLLLGSGNDLEALKKWLTTDEGELKWAWLNNIPKVSVLGKLTPLISASVSAVYSWKLVEDVNVKAQQVFSGARAYLIDHKDAGLSPVAAYEKSLELISQAAPKLIGQIEKVKQEKSLQQAETDVTPDSESSAVAQKQAETTAKDTVAEPKRSVRKPAVTKNTAASAKEKSASATVEPVKKSTAGTAKTTRRRTAVKTVKDTDTES; from the coding sequence ATGGCGGATACTAAAAATAAACAATCAGGCGGAATCATCTCCAGTGCCTTTGGAGTGGCTAAAAAGCTCAGTTCTACAGGGATTCAGCTGTTGAATCAGGTTGCACCTGACAGTGTCACACGCATCACTCAGCCATTGGTGGGTCATCAGGTTGTAGAGGGCAGTGCCCGAAAAATGGGTGCTTTCGAAGCCCGGAAATATGAAGACCCGAAGCAGATGCTGAAAGATCATTTACCCCAGGTTTCACGGCAGGTGCTCGGCAGACATTATGGCAAAGTCAATCAGGTTGCACACTTTGTGTCACCTCAGTTGTCGGACCGTATTTCTGACTATTTTTTTGAACAGCTGAATACTTTCAGTTCAGATATCAGCTCTGTGGATGCATTGCTGGATGAGGCCGGCATCCGTGATCTTGAGGAGCTGACTCAGGATGTGGACCGTTCCCGCCGCATCAGTCAGGCATTTGCAGAGCAGAATAAATGGATTGCATCTGTGCAGGGTGCTTTAACTGGAGCAACAGGTGCGGTTGGATCAGCAGTTGATATTCCCGCATCCATTATTTTGGCACTCCGCACAATTTATCAGGTTGGGCGTTCTTATGGATTTGAGCTGAATAAAGAAACAGAGCAGGATATTGTGCAGTTTATTTTCAGACAGGTTGATCTGGGACTGATTGCTGAAAAACAGGCAATGCTGCTTGGACTGAAAGCAGTGTCCAATGTGCTGAAAACTCATGATGTTCAGCAGTTACAGCTTTTACTGGGGTCAGGTAATGATCTTGAAGCTCTGAAAAAATGGCTGACTACTGATGAAGGTGAGCTGAAATGGGCATGGCTGAACAATATCCCAAAAGTATCTGTGCTGGGGAAACTGACCCCGTTGATCAGTGCATCAGTCAGTGCCGTTTACAGCTGGAAACTGGTTGAGGATGTCAATGTTAAAGCACAGCAGGTATTTTCAGGCGCAAGAGCCTATCTCATTGATCATAAAGATGCCGGTCTGTCTCCTGTTGCTGCCTATGAAAAATCACTGGAGCTGATCAGTCAGGCTGCACCCAAACTGATCGGACAGATTGAAAAAGTGAAACAGGAAAAGAGCCTCCAGCAAGCTGAAACAGATGTGACTCCTGACAGTGAATCCAGTGCAGTCGCTCAGAAACAAGCAGAGACAACAGCAAAAGATACCGTTGCAGAGCCTAAGCGATCAGTGCGGAAACCGGCAGTTACAAAGAATACTGCAGCTTCAGCTAAAGAAAAATCTGCTTCAGCTACAGTAGAACCTGTGAAAAAAAGTACAGCAGGAACAGCAAAAACCACCCGCCGAAGAACAGCTGTTAAAACAGTGAAAGACACGGATACTGAAAGCTGA
- the rpsG gene encoding 30S ribosomal protein S7, giving the protein MPRRRVVAAREILPDPKFSSQTIAKFMNHVMQDGKKSIAESIVYGALDRVQEKNKVDPVEFFEATLEKVRPMVEVKARRVGGATYQVPMEVRPSRRTALAMRWLVDAAAKRSEKTMALRLAGELFDAAEGKGSAIKKREDVHRMAEANKAFSHYRF; this is encoded by the coding sequence ATGCCAAGACGTCGCGTAGTTGCTGCTCGTGAAATCCTTCCGGATCCTAAGTTCAGCAGCCAAACAATCGCTAAATTCATGAACCACGTAATGCAAGATGGTAAAAAATCTATTGCTGAAAGTATCGTTTACGGTGCTTTAGACCGCGTTCAGGAAAAAAATAAAGTAGATCCAGTTGAATTTTTTGAAGCTACGCTTGAAAAAGTTCGTCCAATGGTCGAAGTAAAAGCACGCCGTGTTGGTGGTGCTACTTATCAGGTACCTATGGAAGTGCGCCCATCCCGTCGTACTGCCCTGGCTATGCGTTGGTTAGTAGATGCTGCTGCTAAGCGTTCTGAAAAAACAATGGCTTTACGTCTTGCTGGTGAGTTGTTTGATGCAGCTGAAGGTAAAGGTTCAGCGATTAAAAAACGTGAAGATGTGCATCGTATGGCTGAAGCCAACAAAGCCTTCTCTCACTACCGTTTCTAA
- the fusA gene encoding elongation factor G, with protein sequence MARQTPISRYRNIGISAHIDAGKTTTSERILFYTGESHKLGETHEGSATTDWMEQEQERGITITSAAVTCFWSGMGNQFEQHRINVIDTPGHVDFTIEVERSMRVLDGACMVYCAVGGVQPQSETVWRQANKYKVPRIAFVNKMDRTGANFFRAVEQMKTRLGANPVPIVVPIGAEENFQGVVDLIEMKAIIWDEASQGMKFEYGEIPADLVELAQEWRTNMVEAAAEASEDLMDKYLEEGELTKEEIVAGIRTRTLANEIQPMMCGSAFKNKGVQRMLDAVIEFLPAPTDVEAIKGILDDKDETEGSREASDEAPFSALAFKIMNDKFVGNLTFVRVYSGVLKAGSPCYNPVKMKRERVGRIVQMHANDRHDIEEIRAGDIAACVGLKDTTTGDTLCDENHVITLERMEFPEPVIALAVEPKTKADQEKMSVALGRLAKEDPSFRVRTDEESGQTIIAGMGELHLDIIVDRMKREFGVEANIGKPMVSYRETIKKSVEQEGKFVRQTGGKGKFGHVYVRLEPLAEDAGKDYEFAEEVVGGVVPKEFFGAVDKGIQERMKNGVLAGYPVVGIKATLFDGSYHDVDSDELSFKMAGSYAFRDGFMKADPILLEPIMKVEVETPEDYMGDIMGDLNRRRGMVQGMDDLPGGTKAIRAEVPLAEMFGYATQMRSMSQGRATYSMEFAKYAETPRNVAEGIISKFQNGGKKGDDE encoded by the coding sequence ATGGCTCGTCAAACCCCAATTTCTCGTTATCGTAATATTGGTATTTCTGCCCACATCGATGCTGGTAAAACAACTACGTCTGAACGTATTCTGTTTTATACAGGTGAAAGCCACAAACTCGGTGAAACTCACGAAGGTTCTGCAACTACAGACTGGATGGAGCAAGAGCAAGAACGTGGTATTACCATTACTTCAGCAGCAGTAACATGCTTCTGGTCTGGTATGGGTAACCAGTTTGAACAACACCGTATTAACGTAATTGACACCCCGGGACACGTAGACTTCACAATCGAAGTTGAACGTTCTATGCGTGTTCTTGACGGTGCATGCATGGTTTACTGTGCTGTAGGTGGTGTTCAGCCTCAGTCTGAAACTGTATGGCGTCAAGCAAATAAATATAAAGTTCCACGTATTGCGTTCGTAAATAAAATGGACCGTACAGGTGCGAACTTCTTCCGTGCTGTTGAACAAATGAAAACTCGCCTGGGTGCAAATCCAGTGCCTATCGTTGTTCCAATCGGTGCTGAAGAAAACTTCCAGGGTGTTGTTGACCTGATCGAAATGAAAGCGATTATCTGGGATGAAGCATCTCAAGGTATGAAGTTTGAATACGGTGAGATTCCTGCTGATCTGGTTGAACTTGCTCAGGAATGGCGTACAAACATGGTTGAAGCTGCTGCTGAAGCATCTGAAGACCTGATGGACAAGTACCTGGAAGAAGGCGAGTTAACGAAAGAAGAAATCGTTGCTGGTATCCGTACACGTACTCTGGCGAATGAAATTCAGCCAATGATGTGTGGTTCTGCATTCAAAAACAAAGGTGTTCAACGTATGTTGGATGCTGTAATTGAATTCTTGCCTGCACCGACTGACGTAGAAGCGATCAAAGGTATTCTTGACGACAAAGACGAAACTGAAGGTTCTCGTGAAGCGTCTGATGAAGCACCATTCTCTGCGCTGGCGTTCAAAATCATGAACGACAAATTCGTTGGTAACTTAACGTTCGTACGTGTTTATTCTGGTGTTCTTAAAGCGGGTAGCCCGTGTTATAACCCAGTAAAAATGAAGCGTGAACGTGTTGGTCGTATCGTGCAGATGCATGCAAACGATCGTCATGACATCGAAGAAATTCGTGCAGGTGACATCGCAGCGTGTGTAGGTCTTAAAGATACTACAACTGGTGATACACTTTGTGATGAAAATCACGTAATTACATTAGAGCGCATGGAATTCCCTGAGCCAGTAATTGCACTTGCAGTTGAACCTAAAACTAAAGCTGACCAGGAAAAAATGTCAGTTGCTTTAGGTCGTCTTGCAAAAGAAGATCCATCATTCCGCGTTCGTACAGATGAAGAATCTGGTCAAACGATTATTGCCGGTATGGGTGAGCTTCACCTTGACATCATTGTTGACCGTATGAAGCGTGAATTCGGTGTGGAAGCGAACATTGGTAAACCAATGGTTTCTTACCGTGAAACGATCAAAAAATCGGTTGAACAGGAAGGTAAGTTTGTTCGTCAGACTGGTGGTAAAGGTAAATTCGGTCACGTATACGTACGTCTTGAACCGCTTGCTGAAGATGCTGGTAAAGACTACGAATTCGCTGAAGAAGTTGTTGGCGGTGTAGTACCTAAAGAATTCTTTGGTGCGGTTGACAAAGGTATTCAGGAACGTATGAAGAATGGTGTACTGGCTGGTTACCCTGTTGTGGGTATCAAAGCGACATTATTCGACGGTTCTTACCACGATGTCGACTCTGACGAATTATCGTTCAAAATGGCAGGTTCTTATGCCTTCCGTGATGGTTTCATGAAAGCGGATCCTATCCTGCTTGAGCCTATCATGAAAGTTGAAGTAGAAACTCCAGAAGACTACATGGGCGATATCATGGGTGACTTAAACCGTCGTCGTGGTATGGTTCAGGGTATGGACGATTTACCTGGCGGTACTAAAGCGATCCGTGCTGAAGTTCCACTTGCTGAGATGTTTGGTTACGCGACTCAAATGCGTTCTATGTCTCAAGGTCGTGCGACATATTCTATGGAATTTGCTAAATATGCTGAAACTCCACGTAACGTGGCTGAAGGCATCATTTCTAAATTCCAAAATGGCGGTAAAAAAGGTGACGACGAGTAA
- the hemJ gene encoding protoporphyrinogen oxidase HemJ produces MDAPSEAFLWVKALHIIAVVCWFAALFYLPRLYVYHAMSDDAVSHQRFEVMERKLYRGIMWPAMVATLITAHFLVDWGDASRHYHEALWFYLKVALVGLLVIYHFVCGYYRKKLIGNAHYKSHKFWRFFNEMPTLILVAVIILVVVKPTF; encoded by the coding sequence ATGGACGCTCCTTCAGAAGCTTTCCTTTGGGTCAAAGCACTTCATATCATTGCAGTTGTTTGTTGGTTTGCTGCATTGTTCTATCTCCCCCGCCTGTATGTCTACCATGCCATGAGTGATGATGCTGTGAGTCATCAACGCTTTGAAGTCATGGAACGTAAGTTGTATCGTGGCATTATGTGGCCTGCGATGGTCGCAACCTTAATCACAGCACATTTCCTCGTCGATTGGGGCGATGCAAGTCGTCATTATCATGAAGCCTTATGGTTTTACCTCAAAGTTGCTTTGGTTGGTCTTCTGGTGATTTACCATTTTGTCTGTGGTTATTACCGTAAAAAACTGATTGGCAATGCACACTACAAATCACACAAATTCTGGCGTTTTTTCAATGAAATGCCGACACTCATTTTAGTTGCCGTGATTATTTTAGTGGTGGTTAAACCGACTTTTTAG
- the dapA gene encoding 4-hydroxy-tetrahydrodipicolinate synthase produces the protein MMFDFSGIWLPLITPFSQQVVDSDTLQKLVTEYRSAGIAGFVSLSTTGEANLLSSEEQDLVLKTTIEAADGLPVIAGLTGSNFTEIQQRLEQLSRFNLAGILVSSPAYIRPSQQGLIEYFLKIAELSPFPVIIYEIPYRTGVHLELSSLLTLARHPNIQAIKDCAGSPEITQALIADGNLQVLAGEDFNIFQTLCMGGSGAIGAAVHFYPEHYVQMEKYIQAGQLEQAQRIFSSLTPLIKGLFAEPNPAPVKGLLASHGKIKNEFMFPLQPASSVLIQSLEDLYLQVGNKQAH, from the coding sequence ATGATGTTTGATTTTTCAGGTATCTGGCTTCCATTAATTACACCCTTCAGCCAACAGGTTGTGGATAGTGACACCCTTCAGAAACTGGTGACTGAATACCGTTCTGCAGGGATTGCAGGATTTGTCAGTCTCAGTACGACTGGTGAAGCAAATCTGCTCAGTTCAGAAGAACAGGATCTGGTACTGAAAACCACCATTGAAGCTGCAGATGGATTACCTGTGATTGCAGGACTGACAGGAAGTAATTTTACTGAAATACAGCAGCGATTAGAGCAGTTATCACGTTTTAATCTGGCAGGGATACTGGTGTCTTCGCCTGCTTATATTCGACCCTCTCAGCAAGGATTGATTGAGTATTTTCTTAAAATAGCTGAGCTGAGTCCATTCCCTGTCATTATTTATGAAATTCCTTATCGTACAGGTGTCCATCTTGAGCTTTCCTCTTTACTGACACTGGCTCGGCACCCCAATATTCAGGCAATTAAAGACTGTGCGGGTTCGCCAGAAATCACACAGGCGCTGATCGCTGATGGTAACTTGCAAGTCTTGGCAGGTGAGGATTTTAATATCTTTCAGACATTATGTATGGGAGGAAGTGGTGCAATAGGTGCTGCTGTTCATTTCTATCCTGAACATTATGTACAGATGGAAAAATATATTCAGGCAGGGCAGTTAGAGCAGGCACAGCGTATTTTCAGTTCTCTGACTCCTTTGATTAAAGGTCTGTTCGCTGAACCCAATCCTGCACCTGTGAAAGGCTTACTGGCATCGCATGGAAAAATAAAAAATGAGTTCATGTTTCCTTTGCAACCTGCCAGTTCTGTATTGATTCAAAGCCTGGAGGACTTATATCTTCAGGTTGGAAATAAACAGGCTCATTGA
- the rpsL gene encoding 30S ribosomal protein S12, protein MATTNQLIRKGRTTLVEKSKVPALKACPQRRGVCTRVYTTTPKKPNSAMRKVCRVRLTSGFEVSSYIGGEGHNLQEHSVVLIRGGRVKDLPGVRYHTVRGSLDCAGVKDRNQSRSKYGTKRPKK, encoded by the coding sequence ATGGCAACAACAAATCAGTTGATCCGCAAGGGTCGTACGACTTTGGTTGAAAAATCAAAAGTTCCTGCGTTGAAGGCTTGTCCACAGCGTCGTGGTGTTTGTACACGTGTTTATACAACTACACCTAAAAAACCTAACTCAGCAATGCGTAAAGTTTGCCGTGTTCGCTTAACTTCAGGTTTTGAAGTATCAAGCTATATCGGTGGTGAAGGTCATAACCTGCAAGAGCACAGTGTTGTTCTTATCCGTGGTGGTCGTGTTAAAGACTTACCAGGTGTACGTTACCATACCGTTCGTGGTTCTTTAGACTGTGCTGGCGTGAAAGACCGTAACCAGTCACGTTCTAAATACGGTACTAAACGTCCTAAGAAATAA